One Alicyclobacillus acidoterrestris DNA window includes the following coding sequences:
- a CDS encoding copper resistance CopC/CopD family protein, producing the protein MIYINELRQKLNVVVIAICGFFAALFFMPMVASAHAYVVQSSPAVSQSLSKAPSIVEVQFDENVQLVPGGLTVTDVDNHRVDLQDAKLDPKNHREIEVHVPANLQKGLYTIHWQVISADGHMVQGTIPFGIRIDVSSLQKGATETGYIPGAAMILDRTAQYLGISIIIGLSVFLRFLWPTSKEETRRLSASQKWVLGFGWAILTVGMALSLPLQTAISWSVHGLASFSPTYMLQTLNFTLFGYLWIIQMLLLLIVPAVIAVLLNPRVRHRWWWALSPIFLLPITMGLIGHAVAQDNPTLPVIAVVVHIYAASVWVGGIVGSILLVHSWLRDKASVEQKDILHAIGRFSLVAIISIALLGLSGFYGALIHIPTLYALFHTGYGQTLLVKLLFFFLMLLFALIHRLRRARVTSSLRTFMVMEFIASVAVFVATSLLTNLPTGQNNPGPVHKTQVVSGDKISFSVTPNHVGENQFTVSIIDNEGKPLTNAQQVTLAFGSASIPQGAETLRLSQTQPGVYTGKGLSLSGGGRWTVTVDVLTNTFTDIKTTFPITVGQ; encoded by the coding sequence GTGATTTACATAAACGAATTGAGACAAAAACTAAACGTCGTCGTCATCGCCATCTGTGGATTCTTTGCTGCGCTATTTTTTATGCCGATGGTCGCCAGTGCACACGCGTACGTCGTACAGTCGAGCCCGGCTGTCAGTCAGTCGCTGAGCAAAGCACCATCCATCGTGGAAGTGCAGTTCGACGAAAACGTCCAACTTGTCCCAGGTGGACTAACGGTGACCGATGTCGACAACCACCGTGTAGATCTGCAAGATGCAAAGTTAGATCCGAAGAACCATCGAGAGATAGAAGTCCATGTACCAGCAAACTTACAAAAGGGACTTTATACCATTCACTGGCAAGTCATCTCAGCGGACGGACACATGGTCCAAGGGACTATCCCGTTCGGTATTAGAATCGACGTCAGTTCGCTGCAAAAAGGCGCGACTGAAACCGGCTATATCCCAGGTGCTGCAATGATCCTCGATAGAACAGCGCAGTATCTCGGCATCTCCATTATCATTGGTCTCTCCGTGTTCCTGCGCTTTTTGTGGCCAACTTCGAAAGAAGAAACGCGTCGATTGTCCGCGTCACAAAAATGGGTACTCGGATTTGGGTGGGCGATTCTCACTGTTGGTATGGCACTCAGTTTGCCTTTGCAAACGGCCATTAGTTGGAGTGTCCATGGGTTGGCCTCGTTCTCGCCGACCTACATGCTTCAGACGTTGAATTTTACGCTCTTCGGCTACTTGTGGATTATCCAGATGCTATTGTTGCTCATCGTGCCAGCCGTCATCGCTGTACTTTTAAATCCACGCGTGCGTCATCGTTGGTGGTGGGCGTTATCCCCCATCTTCTTGCTGCCAATCACCATGGGGTTGATTGGTCACGCTGTGGCGCAAGACAATCCGACCTTGCCCGTCATCGCCGTCGTCGTGCACATCTACGCGGCGTCGGTGTGGGTGGGGGGTATCGTCGGATCAATACTACTTGTACACAGCTGGCTGCGCGATAAGGCGAGCGTCGAACAGAAAGACATCCTGCACGCTATCGGGCGTTTTTCGCTGGTTGCAATCATCAGCATTGCCCTGTTGGGACTCAGTGGCTTTTATGGCGCGCTGATACACATTCCAACCTTGTATGCCCTATTTCATACGGGATACGGACAAACGCTGTTGGTCAAGCTGCTGTTCTTCTTCCTGATGCTTCTATTCGCGTTGATTCACAGGCTGCGAAGGGCTCGTGTCACGTCATCCCTACGCACCTTCATGGTCATGGAATTCATCGCAAGTGTCGCGGTATTTGTCGCTACATCGCTGTTGACGAATTTGCCGACAGGGCAAAACAACCCTGGGCCTGTGCACAAGACACAAGTGGTCTCAGGAGACAAGATATCGTTTTCCGTCACGCCAAACCATGTTGGTGAGAACCAATTTACCGTGTCCATCATCGACAACGAAGGCAAACCACTCACCAACGCGCAACAAGTGACCCTTGCATTTGGATCCGCGTCCATCCCGCAAGGCGCCGAAACGCTACGTCTCTCACAGACACAGCCTGGCGTATACACCGGCAAAGGATTGAGTCTCTCCGGCGGCGGGCGCTGGACCGTTACGGTCGACGTGTTGACCAACACGTTCACCGATATCAAGACGACCTTCCCCATCACGGTCGGTCAATGA
- a CDS encoding ornithine cyclodeaminase family protein: MATRWIGSEEVSLYLDEKMLIFAMQSAFLTTSAPKFEDIETAAEMDRAPRRVHVELSNVPGAPTNASAMVLLPGTVADIPAYTVKVHAKYPDNGRYGRPAIQGAILLFEAESGRLLAVLDSPLLTAHRTAAAGAVAAQRLARPDAHKVAVIGAGVQGEMQFRYLRHVRDIHEVRVYDVQREVAGAYRHRRLNEGVSCFVAESVAEAVRDADIVVTATWAQAPILFPDMVQPGVHISTFGPDAPGKVEVSEDLVTSARLVCDDVRLARQVGALNTFEVGGSAWNMSCMTLADVLCGRAQGRLNPSDITVFAAVGLPFQDLVAAWQVYQAVLNCADGVELA, translated from the coding sequence ATGGCGACAAGGTGGATAGGTTCTGAGGAAGTTAGCCTGTACTTGGATGAGAAAATGCTCATTTTTGCAATGCAATCCGCCTTCCTCACAACCTCGGCCCCGAAGTTCGAGGATATCGAAACAGCTGCAGAGATGGATAGGGCACCCCGGCGTGTGCATGTGGAACTCTCGAACGTACCAGGGGCGCCGACCAATGCGTCGGCGATGGTGTTATTGCCGGGGACTGTCGCCGATATTCCTGCGTATACGGTGAAGGTACACGCGAAATATCCTGACAATGGGCGCTACGGGAGACCTGCGATTCAGGGGGCTATTTTGCTGTTTGAGGCTGAGTCAGGTCGGTTGTTGGCTGTGCTGGATTCTCCATTGTTGACAGCGCATCGCACAGCTGCTGCAGGTGCCGTGGCTGCGCAACGTTTGGCCCGCCCCGATGCCCACAAAGTCGCTGTTATCGGTGCCGGTGTGCAGGGGGAAATGCAGTTTCGTTACCTTCGGCACGTGCGCGATATTCATGAGGTGCGGGTTTATGACGTACAGCGGGAAGTGGCTGGCGCGTATCGGCATCGGAGATTGAATGAGGGTGTTTCCTGTTTTGTGGCCGAATCGGTAGCTGAAGCTGTTCGCGACGCGGATATTGTCGTCACCGCCACGTGGGCGCAAGCGCCGATATTGTTTCCGGACATGGTGCAACCGGGTGTTCATATCTCTACATTTGGGCCCGATGCGCCGGGAAAGGTGGAAGTTTCTGAGGACCTGGTTACGAGTGCGCGGTTGGTCTGTGACGATGTGAGGCTGGCGCGGCAGGTTGGAGCGTTGAACACGTTTGAGGTCGGTGGCAGCGCGTGGAATATGTCGTGCATGACATTGGCAGATGTGCTCTGCGGGCGCGCGCAAGGGCGCTTGAATCCATCGGATATCACGGTGTTTGCCGCTGTGGGGTTGCCGTTTCAGGATTTGGTCGCCGCTTGGCAGGTGTATCAGGCTGTATTGAACTGTGCAGATGGCGTGGAACTTGCATGA
- a CDS encoding methyl-accepting chemotaxis protein: protein MTTLDTVISVASYFHGVIPYAHMVVTDREKYLHALAGEDFFLRSFDAGQPIREGSIACEVIATGAVVSRVGDPALTGGIPYQGTGVPLVEDGETVGALCVFFPTKTKEILQSTSDKMVAMVQQLGATSEVIKHNSVALSELTRQLSEESKEIEGSSDDIRAMAAMISDVSAETKILGLNAGIESARAGEAGRGFQVIAMEIRKLSQRTAESNQTVVEATQRVVHAIRSIDEKIKNIYAEIQQQADGVTGLTQSIDELTRVADSLAELAQNIRA, encoded by the coding sequence TTGACGACTTTAGACACGGTGATATCGGTGGCTTCTTATTTCCACGGCGTGATTCCGTATGCGCACATGGTGGTGACGGATCGGGAAAAGTATCTGCACGCCTTAGCGGGTGAGGACTTCTTCCTGCGCTCGTTCGACGCGGGTCAGCCGATTCGCGAGGGGAGTATTGCTTGCGAAGTGATTGCGACGGGTGCTGTGGTATCGAGGGTGGGAGACCCTGCGCTCACAGGCGGTATCCCGTATCAAGGAACGGGTGTCCCACTCGTAGAAGATGGCGAGACGGTGGGGGCACTTTGTGTCTTCTTCCCGACGAAGACGAAGGAAATTCTGCAATCTACGTCGGACAAGATGGTCGCGATGGTGCAGCAGCTTGGAGCGACCAGTGAAGTCATCAAGCACAACTCCGTAGCGTTGTCGGAATTGACGCGGCAACTCTCCGAGGAGAGTAAGGAAATAGAGGGATCGAGTGACGATATCCGGGCCATGGCCGCGATGATCTCCGACGTATCGGCAGAGACGAAGATTCTCGGCCTGAACGCTGGGATTGAATCTGCGCGCGCTGGCGAGGCGGGGCGCGGATTCCAGGTCATTGCGATGGAGATTCGCAAACTCTCTCAGCGCACGGCCGAGTCCAACCAGACCGTGGTCGAGGCCACGCAGCGGGTGGTCCACGCCATCCGGTCCATCGACGAGAAAATCAAAAACATTTACGCGGAAATTCAGCAGCAAGCCGACGGCGTAACGGGACTCACGCAGTCCATCGACGAACTCACCCGGGTGGCCGATAGTTTAGCGGAGCTCGCGCAGAACATCCGTGCGTGA
- a CDS encoding YcnI family copper-binding membrane protein encodes MNRMVRGALTLSSGLATFAVTATAFAHVIVSPAQSTVGAWQEYTMRVPCEKTDATTKVVLKLPSDVQFQQYEPVAGWSVKTQKSGQTEIVTWQATSSAGIQPGQFMEFPFIATNPKQPTEIDWDAYQYYQDGTIVEWTGAPNSETPHSITQIVKSSDAAQTTSNSAASPSSDASAQSSMPAASAATYGLGWTTADTWVLTVSVVAILISIFAIIMSLRGGSKK; translated from the coding sequence ATGAATCGAATGGTTCGTGGGGCGCTGACCCTTAGTAGCGGACTTGCAACATTTGCTGTAACAGCCACTGCCTTCGCACACGTTATCGTCTCCCCTGCCCAATCCACCGTTGGCGCTTGGCAGGAATACACGATGCGCGTGCCTTGTGAAAAGACGGACGCCACGACAAAAGTGGTGTTGAAACTGCCGAGCGACGTCCAATTCCAGCAGTACGAACCTGTAGCAGGTTGGAGTGTGAAGACGCAAAAATCCGGCCAAACCGAAATTGTCACCTGGCAGGCCACCAGCAGCGCCGGCATTCAACCAGGGCAGTTCATGGAGTTCCCGTTTATCGCCACGAATCCGAAGCAACCGACGGAAATCGATTGGGACGCCTATCAGTACTATCAGGACGGAACCATCGTGGAATGGACGGGTGCGCCGAACTCCGAAACGCCACACTCCATCACCCAGATAGTGAAGAGCAGCGATGCCGCACAAACGACCTCCAATAGTGCAGCTTCCCCCTCGTCCGACGCGAGCGCACAAAGTTCAATGCCCGCCGCGTCCGCTGCAACGTATGGACTAGGCTGGACCACCGCTGACACTTGGGTGCTGACCGTATCCGTTGTGGCTATCTTGATATCCATCTTCGCCATCATCATGTCACTGCGCGGCGGCAGTAAGAAGTAA
- a CDS encoding response regulator, which translates to MGPYKILIADDNERSRSAIRLLLNSEPLFHVVADAKNGEEAFAFARQHVPDLVLMDINMPGMNGFEATRQIKQMLPNVRVVILSVSDDAADLFEAIRNGAQGYLIKSLRPSDWIAYLHGVLDGETPLSREMAERLLSEFRTGPAIKGYEADNIEKLTNREREILELVSRGATNRETANALFIAENTVKNHLKNIMAKLHIQNRVQLATYVRDKGLNKA; encoded by the coding sequence ATGGGCCCGTACAAAATTTTAATTGCGGATGACAACGAGCGATCCCGCTCGGCCATTCGCCTCCTCCTGAATTCAGAACCGCTGTTCCACGTCGTAGCAGACGCCAAAAACGGCGAGGAGGCCTTTGCGTTCGCACGACAGCACGTGCCGGATTTGGTGTTGATGGATATTAACATGCCTGGGATGAATGGATTCGAAGCGACGCGGCAAATCAAACAAATGCTTCCGAACGTGCGCGTCGTCATACTCAGTGTCTCCGATGACGCAGCTGATCTATTTGAAGCCATTCGCAACGGCGCCCAGGGGTATCTCATCAAAAGTCTGCGGCCGTCTGATTGGATCGCATACTTACATGGCGTCCTCGATGGAGAGACGCCGTTGTCCCGGGAGATGGCTGAGCGGCTGTTGTCCGAATTCAGAACAGGTCCGGCGATAAAAGGGTACGAAGCGGACAACATCGAAAAATTGACCAATCGCGAGCGCGAAATTCTGGAACTAGTCAGCAGAGGAGCGACCAACCGGGAAACTGCGAACGCCTTGTTCATCGCGGAGAATACCGTGAAAAATCATTTGAAAAACATCATGGCAAAACTGCACATTCAAAATCGGGTCCAATTGGCGACCTACGTACGGGATAAAGGGCTGAACAAGGCGTAA
- a CDS encoding sensor histidine kinase — translation MIPRYIKWALFFVPALVIGGFETVRHTLLTNILPMEMGNWVTAVIDAVVIAIVSRTLFQQFARTEQALSHERESRAVMEERERLARTLHDQIAQSLFYAGVQIQAVKSRAAAYADPALQSELDDISQSLREMDENVRQAIFNLKQKSVVGGAFEDRVRSYLDQTLSPTRIRWTMETSSPLPALLTTEQVQLFGILQEAITNVMKHARASHVRVRLEADDRDSTRWQFTIEDDGVGFDSQNSIQQAPGARRYGMEMMATRARDMGAEFLVQSSAQGTVIAIQSPSFAKSGARSTT, via the coding sequence ATGATTCCGCGTTACATAAAATGGGCGTTATTTTTCGTCCCGGCACTCGTGATAGGTGGTTTTGAGACGGTTCGTCACACGCTCTTAACGAACATCTTGCCGATGGAAATGGGGAATTGGGTGACGGCGGTGATTGATGCGGTGGTGATTGCCATTGTGTCGAGAACGCTGTTTCAACAGTTTGCCCGAACGGAGCAGGCGCTGAGTCACGAGCGGGAGTCCCGCGCTGTGATGGAGGAGCGGGAGCGGCTTGCCCGGACGCTGCACGACCAAATTGCGCAGTCGCTGTTCTACGCCGGGGTACAGATTCAAGCGGTCAAATCGCGGGCGGCAGCTTATGCCGATCCGGCATTGCAAAGCGAGCTGGACGATATTTCGCAGTCTCTGCGCGAGATGGACGAAAACGTGCGGCAAGCGATTTTCAACTTGAAGCAGAAATCGGTTGTGGGGGGCGCTTTTGAAGATAGAGTCCGATCTTATCTCGATCAGACCTTATCCCCGACGAGAATTCGCTGGACGATGGAGACTTCTTCACCACTTCCCGCCCTGCTTACGACGGAACAGGTTCAGTTGTTTGGCATTCTCCAGGAGGCGATTACGAACGTGATGAAACATGCGCGCGCGTCCCACGTGCGCGTTCGCCTGGAAGCGGACGATCGCGATTCTACGCGTTGGCAGTTTACGATTGAAGACGATGGGGTTGGGTTTGACTCGCAGAATTCGATTCAACAGGCGCCTGGCGCCAGACGGTATGGGATGGAGATGATGGCGACGCGTGCCCGTGATATGGGCGCTGAATTCCTAGTTCAGTCGAGTGCGCAGGGGACGGTGATTGCGATTCAGTCTCCCTCGTTCGCAAAGTCCGGCGCCCGTTCGACGACATAA
- a CDS encoding heavy metal translocating P-type ATPase → MSPQKETLSITGMHCAACAARIEKVVRRQAGVIDAHVNLATERATVTFAPEDIGLSDIIARIEKLGYGATTSQSTDASMAAERFASLQMFLFSFLLSVPFFLSMLRMFGIPAAPHVFFQPVVQWALATQIQFIAGWTFYVGAYKALRAGTANMDVLVALGTSTAYFYSVWMILQGGEETYFETSAIIITLVLLGKLLEAKAKTKTMDTIRQLAQLRVQWAHRVTDGAEEDVPVDTIAIGDVLIVRPGEQVPVDGRVVSGESTVDESMLTGEMTPHHKGAGDVVYGGTLNQHGALTIATTRIGADSVLGQIIRLVEEAQGSKAPVQRLADAICSVFVPIVLVLAVATFAIWYFLLGASLETALLNTATVLLTACPCPLGLATPAALIVGIGRAAEKGVFFKGGEQLEQLHKTRVVLMDKTGTLTHGQPSVTDIYLGEHPLVRSHKDLIFFVGSAEYLSEHPLARVMVDYAQREVRIVRPADFSSVSGQGVRAVVNGHVVLVGNRRLLEAYGVEIRGTQSQVGDWETSGKSVVWVAVDGRMAGIVAVADTIKPSAREAVSDLQRLGMQVVMMTGDSVDTARAIARNLGVDDVLAGLQPEDKLRAIQFYQKQGHGVTMVGDGINDAPALVAADVGIAVGTGTDVALEAADVALIGADLEGVVHAVRISRATMRVIRQSFVWALAYNGLTIPFAALGLLSPLMAGTTMAFSSVTVVLNALRLKRMDFAKVRF, encoded by the coding sequence ATGAGCCCTCAGAAGGAAACGCTCTCTATCACAGGAATGCATTGCGCGGCATGTGCCGCTCGGATTGAAAAAGTAGTGCGAAGGCAAGCTGGGGTTATCGACGCGCACGTAAACCTTGCCACGGAACGCGCAACCGTGACGTTCGCACCTGAAGATATCGGATTGAGTGATATTATCGCGCGAATTGAAAAGTTGGGCTACGGCGCGACGACGAGTCAATCGACTGATGCATCGATGGCTGCTGAGCGCTTTGCGTCTCTTCAGATGTTTCTATTTTCGTTCTTGTTATCTGTACCATTTTTTCTATCGATGTTGCGGATGTTTGGGATTCCCGCTGCACCGCACGTCTTCTTTCAGCCGGTGGTGCAGTGGGCGTTGGCGACGCAAATTCAGTTCATCGCAGGTTGGACCTTTTATGTAGGCGCCTACAAAGCACTTCGCGCAGGCACGGCAAATATGGATGTCCTTGTCGCGCTTGGCACGTCCACGGCTTACTTTTACAGCGTGTGGATGATTTTGCAGGGCGGAGAGGAGACCTATTTCGAAACGAGTGCCATCATTATCACCTTGGTGCTGCTTGGAAAACTCCTCGAGGCGAAAGCCAAGACGAAAACGATGGATACGATTCGGCAACTCGCACAATTGCGGGTGCAGTGGGCGCACCGGGTTACGGATGGCGCCGAAGAGGACGTACCAGTGGATACCATCGCGATTGGCGATGTACTGATTGTGCGTCCTGGCGAACAGGTACCTGTAGACGGCCGTGTGGTGAGTGGCGAATCCACCGTCGACGAGTCGATGTTGACAGGGGAGATGACGCCGCACCACAAAGGCGCCGGGGATGTGGTGTATGGCGGCACGCTGAATCAACATGGCGCGTTGACCATCGCGACGACGCGCATCGGCGCCGATTCTGTGCTCGGCCAGATTATTCGGCTTGTCGAGGAAGCGCAGGGATCAAAAGCGCCTGTACAACGCCTGGCGGACGCAATTTGCAGTGTCTTCGTGCCGATTGTTCTGGTGCTTGCTGTCGCGACGTTTGCGATTTGGTACTTCCTCCTTGGCGCTTCGTTGGAAACGGCTTTGCTGAATACGGCGACGGTATTGCTTACGGCTTGTCCTTGCCCGCTCGGACTCGCGACACCTGCGGCGCTCATTGTCGGCATTGGCCGCGCGGCGGAGAAAGGCGTGTTCTTTAAAGGTGGAGAGCAACTAGAGCAACTTCACAAGACCCGCGTCGTCTTAATGGACAAAACGGGTACGCTCACACACGGTCAACCGAGTGTGACAGATATCTACTTGGGTGAGCACCCTTTGGTGAGATCGCACAAAGATTTGATATTTTTCGTCGGCAGTGCGGAGTATCTGTCTGAGCATCCGCTGGCGCGGGTGATGGTGGACTACGCGCAGCGCGAAGTGCGAATTGTCCGGCCCGCCGATTTTTCGTCGGTGAGCGGCCAAGGTGTCAGGGCGGTAGTCAACGGTCACGTAGTCCTTGTCGGCAATCGCCGTCTTCTGGAGGCGTATGGTGTAGAGATTCGCGGCACGCAGTCACAGGTTGGCGACTGGGAGACGTCGGGGAAGAGCGTTGTCTGGGTAGCGGTGGATGGTCGGATGGCTGGCATCGTGGCGGTGGCTGACACGATTAAACCTTCAGCGCGGGAGGCCGTATCCGACCTTCAACGGTTGGGCATGCAAGTGGTCATGATGACAGGCGATAGTGTGGATACGGCTCGTGCAATCGCGCGTAATCTCGGCGTGGACGACGTGTTAGCCGGGCTTCAGCCAGAAGACAAGCTGCGCGCGATTCAGTTTTACCAAAAGCAAGGCCACGGCGTGACGATGGTTGGCGACGGCATTAACGATGCCCCGGCGTTGGTGGCCGCAGATGTCGGCATCGCCGTTGGAACAGGCACCGATGTCGCTTTGGAAGCCGCAGACGTGGCGTTGATTGGTGCAGACTTAGAAGGCGTTGTCCACGCGGTGCGGATATCGAGGGCGACGATGCGCGTCATTCGCCAAAGTTTCGTCTGGGCGCTCGCCTATAACGGGTTGACGATACCGTTTGCCGCGTTGGGGCTATTGAGCCCATTAATGGCAGGCACGACGATGGCATTTAGCTCCGTGACTGTCGTACTTAACGCGCTGCGGCTGAAACGAATGGATTTTGCGAAAGTCCGCTTCTGA
- a CDS encoding Rossmann-like and DUF2520 domain-containing protein, giving the protein MAGFVFVGPGRVGTGLALALSAAGYQVGGAVSRPNQSVTRSSNRFTELTHLPALQWMDARSLIEQADVVFLTVPDQAVTPVAQTLVDDGWLHRGQIVAHTSGAHSSALLQCVESVGAQKLSLHPLQTIADPAKAPLLFTGATFTAEGDEDAVTKAFEWVRALGGIPVRLRAEDKAKYHAAAVLASNAVLALMGVVDELAGLPNGWAAFLPLVEGALNNLRTLGPKEALTGPIERGDIVTVQKHLDVLRDNPTALLVYVALGRATVSLAAQKGSLSGAQRDALERLL; this is encoded by the coding sequence ATGGCAGGGTTTGTATTTGTGGGGCCGGGTCGCGTGGGAACAGGGCTTGCATTGGCGCTGTCAGCGGCTGGTTACCAGGTAGGTGGCGCCGTGTCGCGCCCGAACCAATCGGTTACCCGCTCGTCCAATCGCTTCACGGAGTTGACCCACCTGCCAGCTTTGCAATGGATGGATGCCCGTTCATTGATCGAGCAGGCGGATGTGGTGTTTCTGACGGTTCCAGACCAGGCTGTGACTCCAGTAGCACAGACCTTGGTCGACGACGGATGGTTGCATCGCGGGCAAATTGTCGCGCACACGTCTGGCGCGCACTCGAGTGCGCTGCTGCAATGCGTCGAATCGGTTGGTGCGCAGAAGTTGTCGCTGCACCCGTTGCAGACCATTGCTGATCCGGCGAAGGCGCCCTTGTTGTTCACAGGCGCAACATTCACGGCGGAGGGTGACGAGGACGCGGTCACCAAGGCCTTTGAATGGGTGCGTGCACTTGGGGGAATTCCCGTTCGCTTGCGGGCGGAAGATAAAGCCAAGTATCACGCGGCGGCTGTGCTTGCGTCGAACGCCGTCTTGGCGCTCATGGGTGTTGTAGACGAATTGGCAGGTTTGCCGAACGGATGGGCTGCGTTTTTGCCGCTGGTCGAAGGTGCGCTGAATAACCTGCGGACATTGGGGCCTAAAGAGGCGCTGACGGGCCCAATAGAGCGAGGCGACATCGTGACTGTACAGAAACACCTTGACGTATTGAGGGACAACCCCACCGCACTTCTTGTCTATGTCGCCTTAGGGCGTGCAACCGTTTCGCTGGCTGCTCAAAAAGGCAGCTTGTCGGGTGCACAGCGGGATGCATTAGAACGGTTGCTTTGA
- a CDS encoding response regulator translates to MVVDDAAFMRMMLKNVLVEGGHEVVAEAANGMEAVQQYEAHRPDLVTMDITMPEMDGIQAVRAIVSIDASAKVIMCSAMGQQQMVIEAIQAGAKGFIVKPFDKDKVLAEVGKLVPNPV, encoded by the coding sequence ATGGTCGTAGACGACGCCGCTTTTATGCGGATGATGCTGAAAAATGTTCTAGTAGAAGGCGGACATGAAGTGGTCGCTGAGGCGGCTAACGGCATGGAAGCCGTTCAACAGTACGAGGCTCACCGCCCGGATTTGGTGACAATGGATATCACGATGCCGGAGATGGATGGCATTCAGGCGGTGCGGGCCATTGTCAGCATCGATGCGAGCGCCAAAGTCATCATGTGCAGCGCCATGGGGCAGCAACAAATGGTGATTGAAGCGATTCAGGCCGGCGCCAAAGGATTTATCGTGAAGCCATTTGATAAGGATAAAGTTCTGGCTGAGGTCGGAAAATTAGTGCCGAACCCCGTTTGA
- a CDS encoding aldo/keto reductase yields MRTIQLGLSTLQVPVVAVGCMRINTLEKAEAERFVQTALEAGANFFDHADIYGNGTCEEIFADAIHMNDDIREKIILQSKCGIRPGVMFDFSKEHILEAVDGSLQRLKTDYLDVLLLHRPDALVEPEEVAEAFDILERAGKVRHFGVSNQKPMQIELLKRWVKQPIVANQLQLSITNATMISNGINVNMENDAAIDRDGSVLDYCRLHDITVQPWSPFQYGFFEGVFLDNDKFPELNQKINEIADKYEVTNTTIAIAWLLRHPARMQPVTGTTNVNRLKDCCKASDVYLTREEWYEIYRAAGNVLP; encoded by the coding sequence TTGCGTACGATTCAATTAGGGTTGAGCACACTTCAGGTTCCAGTCGTCGCAGTTGGGTGTATGCGGATTAATACGCTTGAGAAGGCCGAGGCCGAGCGTTTTGTGCAGACGGCGCTGGAGGCCGGGGCAAATTTTTTCGATCACGCCGACATCTACGGCAACGGCACCTGCGAAGAGATATTTGCCGATGCTATCCACATGAATGACGATATTCGCGAGAAAATTATCCTCCAGTCCAAATGCGGTATTCGTCCAGGGGTGATGTTCGACTTTTCGAAGGAGCATATCCTGGAAGCGGTCGATGGCAGTCTCCAGCGTTTGAAAACGGATTACCTCGACGTCTTGTTGCTGCATCGGCCGGATGCCCTTGTGGAACCGGAAGAAGTTGCGGAAGCATTCGACATTCTGGAGCGCGCTGGCAAGGTGCGTCACTTCGGCGTGTCCAATCAGAAGCCGATGCAGATTGAGTTGCTCAAAAGGTGGGTCAAGCAGCCGATTGTCGCCAATCAACTGCAATTGAGCATCACCAATGCGACGATGATCTCCAACGGCATCAACGTCAATATGGAGAACGACGCGGCGATTGATAGGGATGGCAGCGTGCTCGATTATTGTCGGTTGCACGATATCACAGTCCAGCCTTGGTCGCCGTTCCAATACGGATTTTTCGAAGGCGTCTTCCTGGATAACGATAAATTTCCAGAGTTGAACCAGAAGATTAACGAAATCGCAGACAAATATGAAGTGACCAATACGACAATTGCCATCGCGTGGCTTCTGCGACATCCGGCACGGATGCAACCGGTCACGGGTACGACAAACGTCAATCGCCTGAAAGATTGCTGCAAGGCAAGTGATGTCTATCTGACTCGCGAAGAGTGGTACGAAATTTACCGCGCGGCAGGTAATGTGCTGCCGTAA
- a CDS encoding chemotaxis protein CheX: MEILSPMTELIDGIGNALGTVLPLPVSLGTPDVVDGAVYQPEMGVLVGVTGDFRGRIIIQASQSVFSSFGMNMYGMALEGDMLESFVGEIGNMIAGSTCTVISQKGLTLDITPPTVLVGHTKLSGFAHALKIPVDIDGVGELQVLLVLEEHLSQQ; the protein is encoded by the coding sequence ATGGAGATATTGTCTCCGATGACAGAACTGATTGACGGGATTGGGAATGCGTTAGGTACTGTGTTGCCTTTGCCCGTGTCACTGGGTACGCCGGATGTTGTGGACGGCGCAGTCTATCAGCCTGAAATGGGTGTGTTAGTCGGTGTGACAGGAGACTTCCGCGGGCGTATCATTATTCAAGCCAGCCAATCTGTGTTTTCTAGCTTCGGTATGAACATGTACGGGATGGCCTTGGAAGGGGATATGCTGGAGTCGTTCGTCGGGGAAATTGGGAATATGATTGCCGGATCGACCTGTACAGTGATTTCTCAAAAAGGCTTAACGCTCGATATTACACCGCCAACTGTGTTGGTCGGTCATACAAAGCTTAGTGGATTCGCACACGCGCTGAAAATCCCGGTGGACATTGACGGCGTTGGCGAATTACAAGTGCTATTGGTGCTAGAAGAACATCTCAGTCAACAATGA